One part of the Mycobacterium marinum genome encodes these proteins:
- a CDS encoding LLM class flavin-dependent oxidoreductase: MVTDAPLKFGVFITPFHPTGQSPTVALEYDMERVVALDRLGYDEAWFGEHHSGGYELIACPEVFIAAAAERTKHIRLGTGVVSLPYHHPLMVADRWVLLDHLTRGRVMFGTGPGALPSDAYMMGIDPIDQRRMMQESLEAILALLRAAPGERIDRHSDWFTLRDAQLHIRPYTWPYPEISTAAMISPSGPRLAGSLGTSLLSLSMSVPGGYAALENTWQVVCEQAAKVGRAEPNRRDWRVLSIMHLSDTRDQAIQDCIYGLPDFSKYFGAAGFVPLSNAMDGAEGTREFVEDYAAKGNCCIGTPEDAIAYIEDLLNRSGGFGTLLLLGHDWASPQATFHSYDLFARKVIPYFKGQLEAPRASHEWARDKREDLIGRAGQAVVAAITEHVTEHGEGQT, from the coding sequence ATGGTGACCGATGCGCCGCTGAAATTCGGAGTCTTCATCACACCGTTTCACCCGACTGGCCAATCGCCGACGGTGGCTCTGGAATACGACATGGAGCGCGTTGTCGCCCTGGACCGCCTCGGCTACGACGAGGCCTGGTTTGGTGAACACCATTCCGGCGGCTACGAGCTGATCGCCTGCCCGGAAGTGTTCATTGCGGCCGCCGCCGAACGGACCAAGCACATCCGGCTGGGCACCGGGGTGGTGTCGCTGCCGTATCACCACCCGCTCATGGTGGCCGACCGATGGGTGCTGCTCGATCACCTCACCCGGGGCCGGGTCATGTTCGGCACGGGCCCGGGGGCGCTGCCATCGGACGCCTACATGATGGGCATCGATCCGATCGACCAGCGCCGGATGATGCAGGAATCCCTGGAAGCGATCCTGGCTCTGCTGCGCGCCGCACCGGGTGAACGCATCGACCGCCACTCCGATTGGTTCACCCTGCGCGACGCGCAGTTGCACATCCGCCCGTACACCTGGCCCTATCCCGAGATCTCGACGGCAGCCATGATCTCGCCGTCGGGTCCGCGGCTGGCCGGCAGCCTGGGTACGTCGCTGCTGTCGCTGTCGATGTCGGTGCCCGGCGGCTATGCGGCGCTCGAGAACACCTGGCAGGTGGTGTGCGAGCAGGCCGCCAAGGTCGGCCGGGCGGAGCCCAACCGCCGCGACTGGCGCGTGCTGTCCATCATGCACCTGTCGGATACCCGCGACCAGGCGATCCAAGACTGCATCTACGGGCTGCCGGATTTCTCGAAGTACTTCGGCGCGGCCGGGTTCGTTCCGCTGTCCAACGCGATGGACGGCGCCGAAGGCACTCGCGAGTTCGTCGAAGACTATGCGGCCAAGGGAAATTGCTGCATCGGAACCCCCGAGGACGCGATCGCATACATCGAAGATCTGCTCAATCGCTCGGGCGGCTTCGGGACTCTGCTGCTACTCGGGCATGACTGGGCATCACCGCAAGCGACCTTCCATTCCTATGATCTGTTTGCCCGCAAGGTGATTCCGTATTTCAAGGGACAACTCGAGGCGCCGCGCGCCTCGCACGAATGGGCCAGGGACAAGCGTGAGGACTTGATCGGCCGCGCCGGTCAAGCCGTGGTAGCGGCAATTACCGAACACGTGACCGAGCA
- a CDS encoding alpha/beta fold hydrolase, with translation MATSTERLVDTNGVRLRVTEAGERGAPVVILAHGFPELAYSWRHQIPVLAEAGYHVLAPDQRGYGGSSRPEAIEDYDIHQLTADLVGLLDDVGAERAAWVGHDWGAVVVWNAPLLHPDRVAAVAGLSVPVLPRAQVPPIQAFRQRFGEHFFYILYFQQPGVADAELNGDPARTMRRMIGGQRSPTDQGAALRMVAPGPEGFIDRLPEPDAPPSWISRDELDHYISEFTRTGFTGGLNWYRNFDRNWKTTADLEGATITVPSLFMAGTKDPVLSFARSDRASEVITGPYREVMVEGAGHWLQQERPDEVNATLLDFLKGVQW, from the coding sequence GTGGCTACATCAACCGAGCGGTTAGTCGACACCAACGGCGTGCGGTTGCGCGTGACCGAGGCCGGCGAGCGGGGTGCGCCGGTGGTGATATTGGCCCACGGCTTCCCCGAACTGGCCTATTCCTGGCGGCACCAGATCCCGGTGCTTGCCGAGGCCGGCTACCACGTGCTGGCCCCCGATCAACGCGGCTACGGGGGTTCCTCTCGCCCCGAAGCGATCGAGGACTACGACATCCACCAGCTGACCGCAGACCTGGTAGGCCTGCTCGACGACGTCGGCGCCGAGCGTGCCGCCTGGGTGGGCCATGACTGGGGTGCTGTCGTGGTGTGGAATGCGCCCTTGCTGCACCCCGACCGCGTCGCCGCGGTCGCCGGCCTCAGCGTTCCGGTGCTGCCCCGCGCCCAGGTGCCGCCAATCCAGGCATTCCGCCAGCGCTTCGGCGAGCACTTCTTCTACATCCTCTATTTCCAGCAGCCCGGGGTGGCCGACGCCGAACTCAATGGTGACCCGGCTCGCACGATGCGCCGGATGATCGGCGGCCAACGATCCCCGACCGATCAGGGCGCGGCCCTGCGGATGGTCGCCCCCGGCCCCGAGGGCTTCATCGACCGACTGCCGGAGCCCGACGCGCCGCCCAGCTGGATCAGTCGCGACGAGCTGGATCATTACATCAGCGAGTTCACCCGCACCGGATTCACCGGCGGGCTCAACTGGTACCGCAATTTCGACCGCAACTGGAAAACCACCGCCGATCTCGAGGGCGCCACCATCACGGTTCCGTCGTTGTTCATGGCCGGCACAAAGGATCCGGTGTTGTCTTTCGCCCGTAGCGATCGGGCATCGGAAGTGATCACCGGTCCATACCGCGAAGTGATGGTTGAGGGCGCCGGGCACTGGCTGCAGCAGGAACGGCCGGACGAGGTCAACGCCACACTTCTCGACTTCCTCAAAGGAGTGCAATGGTGA